The Chiloscyllium punctatum isolate Juve2018m chromosome 45, sChiPun1.3, whole genome shotgun sequence genome has a segment encoding these proteins:
- the LOC140467190 gene encoding olfactomedin-like protein 3 — translation MGTLLQYLAMVSAMVLTVQGQPSLIDYMERRLSAFEDRIAVWYDQTQRYSSEYREFKNQILSLVDSLDKEREEQHRILDFANSRIERIEREMDYLETKNPAPACVEIDDKFIDQSAGKAEQRKKPKFFDCTEMISSIKAMKIVKKLETTSGLWTRDLMSASGKVYVFDGIANDTVYEFARLRDLTDFSGFMKARKIKLPYPWAGTGHLVYKGFLYYIRNEPEFQLIKFDLKNRTVIDSTMFPAEQQIPVYGLSPFNYIDLAADEHDLWAIYATLENEKHICLARLDPKTLDIEQMWDTPCPIENAENAFVICGTLYVVYNSQLRGRSRIQCVYDVNGIVTNDVAPLVYFPKRYGMHSSLKYSPRENYLYAWDDGNQIIYRLAMKSKSEL, via the exons GATCGGATCGCTGTCTGGTATGATCAGACCCAACGATACTCCTCAGAATACAGAGAATTCAAAAACCAGATTCTTTCTCTGGTGGACAGCTTggataaggagagagaggagcaacACCGCATTCTTGACTTTGCAAATTCTCGTATTGAGCGTATCGAGCGAGAGATGGACTACTTAGAGACCAAAAATCCAGCCCCAGCATGTGTGGAGATAGACGACAAGTTTATCGaccaaagtgctggaaaagctgagcaaaGGAAGAAACCTAAGTTTTTTG ATTGCACCGAAATGATCAGTAGCATTAAAGCAATGAAAATAGTTAAGAAGCTAGAGACAACTTCTGGCCTGTGGACCAGAGATCTGATGTCGGCCTCTGGGAAAGTCTATGTTTTTGACGGTATAGCCAACGATACAGTCTATGAATTTGCCAGATTGCGGGACTTGACTGACTTCTCTGGCTTCATGAAAGCAAGGAAAATCAAACTGCCTTACCCATGGGCTGGCACAGGCCACCTTGTGTACAAAGGCTTCTTGTATTACATTAGAAATGAGCCTGAGTTCCAACTGATTAAATTTGACCTGAAGAACCGGACAGTGATAGATAGCACCATGTTCCCTGCCGAGCAGCAGATCCCAGTCTATGGCTTATCACCATTCAACTACATTGACCTAGCTGCAGATGAGCATGATTTGTGGGCTATATATGCTACCTTAGAAAATGAGAAGCACATCTGCCTCGCCAGGTTGGATCCCAAGACACTGGATATTGAGCAGATGTGGGATACTCCATGTCCTATAGAGAATGCCGAGAATGCCTTTGTCATTTGTGGGACGCTCTATGTGGTTTACAACAGTCAGCTCCGCGGTCGTTCACGGATCCAGTGTGTGTACGATGTCAATGGCATTGTAACCAATGATGTAGCGCCTTTGGTGTACTTCCCCAAACGATATGGGATGCATTCCAGCCTGAAATACAGCCCAAGAGAGAATTACCTCTATGCCTGGGACGATGGAAACCAAATAATATACAGGCTGGCAATGAAGTCGAAATCAGAACTGTAA